The genomic window TTCAGTAACTATATTGTaaattatgttatataagaAATCAATGaccataataatataatatagtgCAACCAAATACAATTCCAAGAGatacatattataaaaattaatcagTTTAGGAAAAAATATCCAAATTATAGTTGGATGTTTCACTATTTTTATGGCTGATCAAACACCAGAACTAATCTACTACGAAATATACTGACATCACATTTGTGTGTATAAGAAAGCAATGACCAAGCAAAACTGCAAATACAATTGCTAGAAATGCATATATTACAAAGTTATTTGAGGAAAAATAGATCAAATTATCGTTGGATATAATTCTACTGCTACTAtggttgataaaaaaattctatCACTAAGAAATATACTGGCATCACATGTTGACATAGATATATATTGATAGTTTAGATAAATGTAATGAAAGGCAGATTAGCTCTCACCCGGTTTACTGATCTTTGTGCAATAAAACGGCGGTAGTCAATTTCACTGCCTACCAACACTGTCTCACAATGCTTTTCCAAATTGGAGAGAAGGTTTTGGAAGAATTCCGGTACCATACCAGCCTgcacaaaaaaacatattttaagaaATATCAGGCCCTTTTCCAATTGGTCTACACTCTAGATCCTCCAAAAAGTAAATCATCAGGGATGTCATCAGTGTGTTTACCAACCCCCTGCAGCATAATTGAGTAAAAAGGGAAAATGATAACACATCAAGTAAAAAGATTAACTAATAAAGAACACACCTCATTCAAATCCTTAGGTGCTCGATTACTTGTAGCCACAATAATAGTTCCACTACTCAACAATCTGCTTAGAATTCCAGATAAAGCCACAATAGCAAATACATCAACAGTCTGAAATAAAGAGCATCAAAATTAAAGTCGCAATCTTCATCAGTGGTGGATCTTAGTAGGGACTGGGGAGACTATGTGACATCTTTTAATAATTTACACCTCGCCGCAGTGGCAAGCTATGTGAAGCTCTGTCGCTGATCTTCATTACAAGCTAAAGTAAGAACGAAAAAAAGTGACATGATACAGAGGAAGCTCAGCAATCATGTTAATAATAAGCCAAGGAGGGACAGCAAAAACAGATGCAACTCAAACTTATGACAGAGGTGTTCAAAGCATACATTGAGTTTCCACCAGATAATATGATTTGGAACTTAAGTAAAGATATAGGTGGGAAAATATTTCTAACCAAAAAATCTGATGAAATAACACATACTAAAATAGAGTAATAGACCACGGAAGTGACACAAAATGCACACATTTCCATAAAATCTTTCGAAATGAATCATGAAAAACTGCTCCAAATGGGAAGGATGCGCCCAGTATTCACCGAAAACACAAAAAGATTACTAAATAAGAGATTATTCCTCAAGTGTTAAATCAGAATTGATGAATAGGGGTATGTAAATCTATAATTTAGTATACAAATATGGGGAACACATTATAACAgtctaataatttttctttaccTGTATCTCATCAAAGCACAAAATGTTAGCTCCCTTTTCGTCCCCTTCTCGATCCAGAAAAAACTTATCTGCTACAGCTGGAAGAATGTTTTTCATCTGTACCTCTTGCTTGTATCTTTCTTCTGCAGCCAGCCACTCTTTAGCTTTAGTGTCAAAGGGAAGATTCATAATCCAACCAGCAATGCCCGACTGCAAAGGCTTCTCTTCCATTTGTTTCTTCCATATCTTGTGCATATGTTCATTTATTCTAAGCATGGCCTGCACATGAATAGAAAAAGTATAAGTCTATCTATCACTTTCAGCACTATGTTGATGATCTTGCTATAGGAAGATGTTACATATATTCCAGAAAATAACATCGATGAAATCTAAgtcactatatttttttataagcgacATATTTGTCATTATGACTATAAGTATTCAGGTTATGcatataaacataataaaagaCTCACCTCGTGAAAGTGATACCTTCTTCGATGTTTAACTATTCCTTCAGTGGCACTATAAAACATGTCCATCAGCATTGTCTTCCCTTCAGCATTAAAAATGTGAGCAAAATATTAGAAAAGAAACTCTGACAAGTGGCATAAATAAAGCAACAAGAAACTTTAAGCAAAAGCATAATTAGAAATTGAATCAGGCCATTGTAAGTTAGTATTACTGGTAAACATAAACattgaacaaagaagaaaagagtAAATTATACTCctctactattttttttgttgaaacttATACTACTCTACTTTGAGAGCTGCTTAAACTACATTTCGCTCCTctctatttataaaaattacacTTCACTCCCTTAAGAGTTGAAATGTATCATACTTTAGCTCGTTTTAACGTAAACACGTCTCCCATAAGGAGCAGTGACTTGTGACAAATTATGAATATGTCATTCttttttacaattttcaatACAGTAACAATTAATTTTGAACGTTTTGTTGAGTTTATAACttatgaaattgaaattaacTTTTTACGTCTCCTACTACTAGCTTTGAGACTTacccaaaattttcatttttttcaagtCTCAGTTGATAATAGAGGTTCAAAGCAAGATGTCAATAATGAAGAGTGACTCATTCATCTTCTAAGAAAAGGGAGTGTGATTTTTCAAATTAGAGGAAAGGATAGTGTGAATTTAACCACCTTAAGGATGGAGAAGATAATTtacccaaaagaaaaacaaaagaaggtAAATACCACTGCCCACATTGCCATATATGTAAAGTCCTTTGGGAGCTGGAGGAGCAGTTGGTCGGCGACCAACTAGTGAATCCAACTTCTTCTCACGTTTAAGATACGACACCCATTTTCCTACCCCTGGATCCACATTATCTGGCCTCTTCCTAAGtattaacaaacaaataaatacaaatcACATTTAGCTTTTTATACAATGTacctaaacaaaacaaaattggcATCAAGGAAACACAAGCTGAATTCAAAAGCACTATTTTCACTCAAAAATTTCTCATAATCATAATCAGCAAAAAATATACAAGTTGAAGCATCTAATTTAAtcaaaatcacttaatttttttttttgaagaagctaaattagcccaccctaATTGGTATCGAACTTGAGACCTTAAGGAAGAGCACACTCCGTCCCAAGCTAAAATCACTTAAAATTGACTCAAAATACACAATTTTAAGCAACTAGTGAAATCAAAATCACTTAAAACTGAGTCAAAATTCACCTAGAGTTCGTCGTCCATCTTTCAGTGATTTTATTATTCAAACGCCTCCACCAATCCTCGACGTTCTGTTGCTTCTCAACTTCCTCGGTAAGAATCCTCCGCCGCTCGTTCTCCCTACTGTTCTCCCATTTAGATAAATTAACCTACCAAATAAATACAAGGACCAATTCAAACACactaaaaaaaatgcacaaacaaatgaagaaaatgatgaattaaAAATCTCTAATTGATTAAGTTTTTTACATGATACTCTTCCATTTGTCTCTCATAATTCTCCAACCTTGCTAACAAATTCTGAAGCTCTGTAGCAACAGTTTCTTGGTAAGGATCATGTTGCAACTTTCCTTGATTAACAAGATTTTTGTACTGTACAAGCGGTCCTGGAGcgaagaaaaagagaattttGAGAAATAATTGAATAAAGTGAAAGTGAAATTGTGAATGGTGAATTGAACCTGGACGGTTATGGTTGAGAATGCGTGATGGATCGGAGCAGTAATAACGAGACGCAGTGAAGCGGAAGTTGGAGGTTGGGAATGGTGAATTGAAGAGAAGATTCCATATTCTTCTTCTCATTGTTTCTGCGTTTTTTGAATCCTTAAAAACTTCGTCTTCACTGTTGCATTACTTAATTGGTTTATTTtcttgaatgaatgaatgaatgaatgaaatgtgATCGATGATGATTCACAAACAAGAGttggaaattgaaaacaaaagtTAGATGGAGAGAGTGACGTGGATGCTCCATTAAccaccaaatcaaacaaaattcaaTAACCCACATATTTAAGACACGCTGCTTCTTCTTTTTGGTTGTCAACAACACATTGAGCTTATGAGCTCATATGAAttatgaaaatgataaaaacaaaatccaTATGTTTTAATGAGCTTTTAACTTATTTTGATAAGTGATTAGCTTATGActtatcaaatttttaaaaaataaatattaaataaacatattttttttacgtcatttcatatttataagctaGATCAActgaattttattaaacacTACAAATTTTATCGACTAATTATTTCGGaataaactataagttagcttataagctattcACTATTAGTTCATCtactataaactaatttattgaCTATCtactattttttaccaaacaacgTCGAAGAGATTTTTTTTGCGTTAAACTCTATGGTTTTATAGAAATACTATCAGATAATTCAGAGTTCTATCACAACATAAGTGAAGTctgattaataatttttttattagaatatCCCTAAACAATTCGTTATAGGGTAGCTCATTAACTTGAGTCCATGCCCCCGTAAATATAACTTAGTTGGCAGGAATATCGCATTATATATACATGTGTCGGAGTTCGAAATCTGAATACtccacttcttttttttttgacaaaacttcaacacttcatttattcaccttaaaagttGAATTCCTAGCTCCTACTTGACAACAACCAAAaaaaagtaaccaaaaaaattaacttgAGAGCCCATGATTTTGGAGATTGTAGTTTGATATTTGGAAAATTCTCAATATGACTTATTCTCATATTGTTGGATAAGTACCCCCCATTCTTGGaggataataaaaaaaaacacatttttttgtttcttaatcttaacaaacacactctaaacTCTCATTAGAGTGAAATATGAGACACACTATTACTTGTACTCCAAATCCAACCTAAGACAAACAAAATCCCCATGATAAAATCCATACTAAACAACCTCCAACTTCCACCAAACACCCCAAAAACAAGACTTGCAGAACAAACAATCTTAACCCTTCTTCAATCCCACTGCAACACATTCACAAAACTCACTCAAATCCACACTCTAATCCTCAAAAATGG from Trifolium pratense cultivar HEN17-A07 linkage group LG1, ARS_RC_1.1, whole genome shotgun sequence includes these protein-coding regions:
- the LOC123915120 gene encoding putative ATPase N2B: MRRRIWNLLFNSPFPTSNFRFTASRYYCSDPSRILNHNRPGPLVQYKNLVNQGKLQHDPYQETVATELQNLLARLENYERQMEEYHVNLSKWENSRENERRRILTEEVEKQQNVEDWWRRLNNKITERWTTNSRKRPDNVDPGVGKWVSYLKREKKLDSLVGRRPTAPPAPKGLYIYGNVGSGKTMLMDMFYSATEGIVKHRRRYHFHEAMLRINEHMHKIWKKQMEEKPLQSGIAGWIMNLPFDTKAKEWLAAEERYKQEVQMKNILPAVADKFFLDREGDEKGANILCFDEIQTVDVFAIVALSGILSRLLSSGTIIVATSNRAPKDLNEAGMVPEFFQNLLSNLEKHCETVLVGSEIDYRRFIAQRSVNRVNYLWPIERETINEFEKKWHNATGTFGGKIIPDTISVMFGRTLEVPESCGGVARFTFDYLCGRPLGAADYIAVAENYHTVFISDIPVMSMRIRDKARRFITLIDELYNHHSCLCCLASSSIDDLFQGTEEGTLFDLESFQFETEAEGGKLRRDVLAEGNVGTGGTPVGITSILSGQEELFTFQRAVSRLIEMQTPLYLDGVGNVHPYFQRQHKKIQKKIVTAYCPSHH